One Populus nigra chromosome 16, ddPopNigr1.1, whole genome shotgun sequence genomic window, TTAATCAAATTTGTTTCTTGAGGGATATGAGCACCCTTCAAACTGTTAATTCCTCTTATTACATGTTTCTTGAGGGATATGAGCATCCTCAAATCAGTTTACGTATGAACCAATGCTaaatctttttaagaaaaatatgacATTTACAGTAACCTgagaaaatttaatatatttttctttcagatGTTGAGCCATAGTCAATGAAAGGAGCAAATTTCTTTCATAGTCACTGGGTCAACTTGCTATATTCTATAGTATAATGGCTATTTTCATTACTATAGATTACAAAACAATATACATAAAACTATGCGAAGCGTTTCTTCCATGTTTGGTTTGGTCTACCTGCAGTCTGCAGGCCCTGCGATTCAACCATTTTCTTACAAGCAGTGTTTTTCTTATATGGGGTTGTGAGGGGGCTGAAgatataaagaagaaaaggaagaagacagTAGCAAGTCTGATCATGAAAGAAGACGAAACTGATCATTTATGGCGGATTGTATTATTCATGTTCTTAATCTTGATTACAGGTACGTACTAATCTTTTTTGGCTtagattctttcttttcttgttctcaTTCCTAGGATTTGATGATCATGGTATTGCTTTATGCTTGTATAGTTGCTTTGATCGATAGTATAAGCCTTGAGCATGGCACGAGTACAATCACTACTCCCTAACTTCattaattacaaataatttaccTGTTCAAGTTTATTATCCTTCCATGGTgtccaaaaatattttctgaaatCCTATATTCAAGGAATTGAGATGCCGATGACCTGACTAGAATGTTCTGTTTGTGCTAATTAATTGTAGGTTCAGTGGTAGTGTCTGGAGATTCGCTTGACACGGATAGACAAGTCCTTCTTCACTTGAAATCATTCCTCGAAGAACGAAACCACGTAAACAGAGGACGGTACTCTCAGTGGAACCAGCAGATCTCAAATCCCTGCAACTGGTCTGGAATCCTATGCACACTTGATGGCTCAAGAGTTAGAGGCATTAACTTAGCTGCCAATAACATCTCTGGAGATTTGTATGACAACTTCTCTGTCCTGACGGCCCTCACTTACCTCGATCTTTCTCAAAACACTTTCAGCGGTGCTGTTCCTGGTGACTTGAGCAACTGTCAGAATCTTGTTTATCTTAACCTCTCACATAACATCCTTGAGGGTGAGCTCAACCTGACTGGCTTGACCAAATTGGAGACTCTTGATTTGTCTACGAATAGGATTTTTGGTGGAATTCAGTTCAGCTTTCCGGGAATTTGTAACAACTTGATTGTGGCAAATGTCTCAGCGAATAATTTCAGTGGTGGGATTGATAATTTCTTTGATGGCTGCTTGAAGTTGCAGTATCTTGATTTAAGCTCCAACTTTTTCAGTGGGGCAATATGGAAAGGTTTTTCAAGGCTGAAGGAGTTTTCTGTGTCTGAGAATTATCTCAGCGGAGAAGTTTCAGGGTCAATCTTTGCTGAGAATAATTGTAGCCTGCAAGTGTTGGATTTATCAGGAAACAATTTCACTGGTAAGGTACCAAGCGAGGTATCAAATTGCAGGAATTTGGCTATTTTGAATCTGTGGGGAAACAGTTTCACCGGAGAAATTCCATCTGAGATAGGTTTGATTTCAAGTCTAGAAGGTTTGTTCTTGGGGAACAACACATTTTCTCCGACAATACCAGAGTCTCTTTTGAACTTAGGTAACTTGGCCTTTCTGGATTTGAGCAGAAATCATTTTGGGGGTGACATACAGCAGATATTTGGGAGATTCACACAGCTGAGGTTTCTGGTGTTACACGGGAATTCATATATCGACGGCATAAATTCTTCAGGCATTCTCAAACTACCTAATCTAGTTGGATTAGATCTGAGCAACAACAGCTTCAGGGGTCCATTACCTGTTGAAATCTCTGAAATGCACAACTTGAAGTTCTTGATCCTAGCGTATAATCAATTTAACAGCAATATACCGCAAGAATATGGAAATTTTCAAGGCCTGCAAGCTCTTGATCTCTCCTTCAACAACCTAATTGGACAAATACCTTCTTCTCTTGGAAAGTTGAGGTCACTCTTGTGGTTAATGCTTGCAAACAACACGTTGACAGGTGAAATTCCGGCTGAATTGGGAAGCTGCACTAGTTTGTTGTGGTTGAACCTTGCCAACAACCAGCTCTCTGGGAGTATTCCGCGTGAATTGATGAAGGTAGGAATGGACCCCTCGCAAACATTTGAATCAAACCAGCGGGATGGAGGCATCATCGCCGGCTCAGGTGAGTGTTTGACAATGAAGAGGTGGATTCCTGCAGATTATCCACCATTCAGTTTTATATATACAATTCTAAATCGGAAGACCTGCAGAAGCATATGGGATAGGTTGATTAAAGGGGTTGGCCTTTTCCCGGTATGTGCAGCAGGATCAACTGTCCGTACACTTCAAATCTCAGGTTATCTTCAACTGAGCGGCAACCAGCTTTCTGGAGAGGTCCCTGGAGATATTGGTAAGATGCATAGTTTCAGTATGATACATTTGGGTTTCAATAACTTGAGCGGTACGCTCCCTCCACAGATTGGACAATTGCCACTGGTAGTCTTAAACCTCACCAAAAATACCTTCTCCGGTGAAATTCCAAATGAAATTGGGAACGCCGAATGCATAAAGAATCTTGATTTATCTTGCAACAACTTCTCTGGCACGTTTCCTGTAAGCTTGAACAACTTGAGTGAGCTTAGCAAGTTTAACATCTCTTACAATCCTTTAATTTCTGGTACAATCCCAACAACTGGGCAGTTGGCAACATTTGAGAAAGATTCCTACCTTGGCGATCCACTCCTGAAACTTCCCAGCTTTATCAACAATTCCATGGGTTCCCCGCCAAATCAATATCCAAAAATCGAGAAGAAAGAGCCTAAAAAGTGGGTTGCAGTTCTGGTGCTGTTAACATTGACTATGGCATTATTAATTTGCGGACTTGCTTCACTTATAGTTTGCATGCTGGTGAAAAGTCCAGCAGAGTCACCAGGATACCTCTTAGACGATACCAAACACCTCCGGCATGACTTTGCATCAAGTTCAGGGAGTTCATCTCCATGGTCGTCAGATACAGTTAAGGTCATACGTTTGGACAGAACAGCATTCACTCATGCTGACATCTTGAAGGCAACAGGCAATTTTTCAGAAAGCAGAATCATTGGGAAGGGAGGTTTTGGAACAGTGTACAGAGGAGTATTGCCTGATGGAAGAGAAGTGGCAGTTAAGAAGCTACAGAGAGAAGGAATAGAAGGCGAAAAGGAATTTCGAGCTGAAATGGAAGTTTTAACTGGAAATGGCTTCGGCTGGCCTCATCCAAACCTAGTAACACTTTATGGGTGGTGTCTTGATGGTACAGAGAAAATATTGGTGTATGAATACATGGAGGGTGGAAGCTTGGAGGATATTATATCAGATAGGACGAGGCTAACATGGAGGAGGCGTATTGACATAGCAATTGATGTGGCACGCGCATTAGTATTTCTTCACCATGAGTGCTACCCTGCGATTGTGCACCGTGACGTCAAGGCTAGCAATGTCCTGCTAGATAAAGATGGCAAGGCACGAGTCACTGACTTTGGTCTAGCTAGATTTGTTGATGTCGGAGACAGCCATGTGAGCACAATGGTGGCTGGCACCGTTGGGTATGTTGCGCCGGAATACGGACAAACTTTCCACGCGACTACCAAAGGCGATGTGTACAGTTTTGGGGTACTGTCAATGGAACTGGCAACAGGGAGGCGAGCTGTGGATGGAGGAGAAGAGTGCCTATTGGAATGGGCTAGAAGGGTGATGGGAAGCGGCAGACATGGATTAAGTAGAGCTAGGATACCAGTAGTGCTTCTGGGCTCAGGGTTGGCTGAGGGAGCAGAGGAGATGTGTGACCTACTAAGGATTGGAATAGGATGCACGGCAGAGGCACCACAATGGAGACCAAACATGAAGGAGGTGCTAGCTATGCTAATAAAACTATCATGCTGATTTTCATTCCTTCCTCGTGCTGATTTTCAAGATTAGATGACGATCATGAGTGGTCAGTTGCCCTTCTAAGTTGTCCATATACAAGTCTAGCTACGCTACTCTAACAACATCACAGGAAAACACACTGCACAGATTCTGATTGTACACCAAAACATTCTTCATTTTGTTGGGAGTTGAAAATTCACTCATGAGCAACGCTCTGAACCACAACTTCCTACTTTCTTCCAAGTTCGTTCGGGATATTTTCCATTTCTCTTCGTATATTTGGAACAGCTGCTGTTCAAATATTGtaagaaaaacttaaaaatcaaaccaaaccaatGACTTTTCCTCTgtcaaagaatatatatatagttagagGAGGGTGTTCGGTGGAGGAGATTTCAAATTCCACGCTTCTAGATATCTTGAATGCCTtttttgctataaaaaaaaagttaaatataaaaatattaattttcttacaTCACATTATCCCCAACCCacgaatgttattttaaatagacAAACAATATCTTTACTTTtaccaatattaataaaattggtgTAGActtgtaaatttattattagattCTATAGGTTCAATTTATAAaggtataataatatatttgtatAAAACTTCCTTATAAACCaaacccaataaaaatatattatttagattttttatttaaaattaaacacaaatactACATTCTCGCCAATTATATTTCTAGCAATCATATCCCAAGAGAACTATGAGAATCCAAAAGATCTAAATTAATGCttatttggtattgtgtttttaattatatttgagtgtgttttaaaattatatttattttaaaaaaatgctaaattaatttttctttgataattattctgataattttaatgtattgatattaaaaattaaaatatatatatatatattatattttttaattaaaagtaaaaactacaaaaatattaaaagtaaagaaAGATTTACAAGAGTTCTCGTAGGTTCAAAATCACATCAAGATTTAACTTGTTATTTTAtagaatgattattttttactgattttcAAACTAGTCATTTTATAAAGTGATCTAATAAGAGTTTTCTAAGACTCAATCATGAAAGGCTCGTATCAGCAAAAttcaacttaattttataaaagttgtttaggatttaaacacaaaaaaaaaatatttatgaaaatcgTTTAAAActcaaacacaaaataaaataaaagagtcctctaaattttaaaaatttaaaaaaatatatttgtatgaGCCCTCTAAACCTCAATCACAAAAGAAAATACGAGAATTTTATGAGACTTAAAAGTATTACCCGAAGGAATAAAGgtttataatagttttattaGGCTCAAATTCCCTACAGCTTTCCTgggctaaaaaagaaaaaagtttgcaACAGCCTTGCTAGgcttaaaatagaaagaaatttgctGGGTTTAAATTGGCTAAAATCTTGGTAAAGACTCAGATTTGCTGGAGCATTGCGAggctaaaaatgaaaaatgtttgTAGGAGCTTTCCAGAAACAGAGTCTTTAGATAGCTTCTTTATGCTCCGTAATGgaaaacaaaattgttgaacttcgatgtttcaaattattcaacataattttgtcattctatACTACTAGACTAGGCAAGCATCTTTCCTAAATTTATAATGGGAAACGAGTTCATGATGCTTCGACTCTGAAGGTAACTGAATAGCACTTGGAACTATTAATTGGACAATTCATGGCTGTAGAATCCACACatctgaagaagaaaaaattaaaatggaaaggAGAATCCACTGCTGATGGGTCTCGTTCGATCTTAAATTGTGCATTCCTGTTTGCATTATGTCTGGTTGTAGCTCCTGTCACCTTACGCTTTATAATATATCTGGTTGTTTCATAAAGCATAATTTCATCCAGGTTGAGAGTCGCCGAAGATTTAGCATCCTTCGATATTGGGATCAAGATGGGCTCGCTTGATCTTCTTTTGAGTGCTGTATCATCTATTTACCATGATTATGTTGGCGCCAATACTAAACTGTGCTATTGTGCCTTGTAAACGAAGTTTATGtccttcaattctttttatgtAGGTATCGTGTTGCAGAGATAGCATGGGTACAGGATAATCCACCAGAAGGATTAGAACAAAGAACCGAAGTGTTCTTATTTTTCTGGCATATTATATGTATCTTCATCTTATCTCTGTTTGTGTGTGCGCGAGTGcatgtttattattttcttcttttctggtAGCGAAGTGACAATTGGTGGGTTAACACCATATAGTACAGGATAATCCACTCGAAGGGGAACAATGAATATCTAATCTGTGTGTAtgttttctcctctcttcttttcttttctggtttTCAAGTGATAATGAGAATGCAAAGACTGAGCCTTAAAGTACACTTTCTCTAGGTGCTAAAAGAGGTACAAAAGAGGATATGACGCGGACTGGTATATCTAAGAACATCAGAACAGGGCTGCAGGATGCAGTGAAAATGTGTAATTTTCATAGATCGGATTGTAGACACAATTTTGTGcacctgaaattaaacaagcacacgtgtacaaatatatgattttattaaatatatgaatgggtacaatctctatataatatattctatcaaaagaatatggcaaTCCTCTAATTCCTCCCTTGGATTTGATGTATtgtgacttgatttatttgagtaatcaagctAAGATTTGTGCTTTGCAAGAACACGAATTTGGGCGTGTATTGCGAAGCGAGATGTtgtgatttgatgctttgaagagtaccttgatttgtcttcaaagtgttgttgaagaactcttatggggcgttttggcttgatccaacagagcttCGTTCTTGTTAAACTTCAAGCGTAGATGAAGGAGGCTTGAGAACTCTTTGagagagagcttccttgcttgaagagagagagagaggcttgAAGAAAATTTGTATCCCTTCGAATCCCTTCCTGCCTTTAGGTTGAagccctctatttatagagatctGTAGAGGCTCTCAGGTCCTTTTCCAATGCCACGTggcataattttattggttggtCTTTATTGACAGAATCTTGCCtttatgacaagatatcttgaatatctcatctcaagtgtcaacttttcattggtcaagaaatatttgaagactcatttgttttccatgtcatttatttcaattttattttatcctttattttaaagaataaaataacacatggtgaaatttgattggtggaaaatttatgtttctacAGATGCCCCCTCGGGACAAGTTCACTTACTTTTGGAATAAGTGGGCATGTCTCGAAAAATATGGCTGTGAGAGTTTTATATTTCcgactaaaatttaatttgatcatatTAGATTTTCACAACAAGCAGATAAATCttattgtgaaaataaaatataataatcaaaaattgaaaatttatggaTCAATCTTGATTGagatttatcaaatcaaatgatagCATATTCAGGTCCAATTGCTCATTTGAAACTGATGCATATGCAGGACCaaacaaaatttatctttatacccGAATAGCAACCAACACTTTGACCGGGCTgcatgaattttcttttcactGAAAATGGTCACTGTAACATCTTGTTTTAAAGATCTCGTTATTCTGAATCCAATAACGCAGTCTGTTTGTGATTCCGAGTAGCGGTCAACAAGTTATGAATTATGAAAGTTGCAACTCCCTTTTCTCACTGCTTTGGGAACCGTGC contains:
- the LOC133675447 gene encoding probable LRR receptor-like serine/threonine-protein kinase At1g74360, with the protein product MAIFITIDYKTIYIKLCEAFLPCLVWSTCSLQALRFNHFLTSSVFLIWGCEGAEDIKKKRKKTVASLIMKEDETDHLWRIVLFMFLILITGSVVVSGDSLDTDRQVLLHLKSFLEERNHVNRGRYSQWNQQISNPCNWSGILCTLDGSRVRGINLAANNISGDLYDNFSVLTALTYLDLSQNTFSGAVPGDLSNCQNLVYLNLSHNILEGELNLTGLTKLETLDLSTNRIFGGIQFSFPGICNNLIVANVSANNFSGGIDNFFDGCLKLQYLDLSSNFFSGAIWKGFSRLKEFSVSENYLSGEVSGSIFAENNCSLQVLDLSGNNFTGKVPSEVSNCRNLAILNLWGNSFTGEIPSEIGLISSLEGLFLGNNTFSPTIPESLLNLGNLAFLDLSRNHFGGDIQQIFGRFTQLRFLVLHGNSYIDGINSSGILKLPNLVGLDLSNNSFRGPLPVEISEMHNLKFLILAYNQFNSNIPQEYGNFQGLQALDLSFNNLIGQIPSSLGKLRSLLWLMLANNTLTGEIPAELGSCTSLLWLNLANNQLSGSIPRELMKVGMDPSQTFESNQRDGGIIAGSGECLTMKRWIPADYPPFSFIYTILNRKTCRSIWDRLIKGVGLFPVCAAGSTVRTLQISGYLQLSGNQLSGEVPGDIGKMHSFSMIHLGFNNLSGTLPPQIGQLPLVVLNLTKNTFSGEIPNEIGNAECIKNLDLSCNNFSGTFPVSLNNLSELSKFNISYNPLISGTIPTTGQLATFEKDSYLGDPLLKLPSFINNSMGSPPNQYPKIEKKEPKKWVAVLVLLTLTMALLICGLASLIVCMLVKSPAESPGYLLDDTKHLRHDFASSSGSSSPWSSDTVKVIRLDRTAFTHADILKATGNFSESRIIGKGGFGTVYRGVLPDGREVAVKKLQREGIEGEKEFRAEMEVLTGNGFGWPHPNLVTLYGWCLDGTEKILVYEYMEGGSLEDIISDRTRLTWRRRIDIAIDVARALVFLHHECYPAIVHRDVKASNVLLDKDGKARVTDFGLARFVDVGDSHVSTMVAGTVGYVAPEYGQTFHATTKGDVYSFGVLSMELATGRRAVDGGEECLLEWARRVMGSGRHGLSRARIPVVLLGSGLAEGAEEMCDLLRIGIGCTAEAPQWRPNMKEVLAMLIKLSC